A window of the Archocentrus centrarchus isolate MPI-CPG fArcCen1 chromosome 17, fArcCen1, whole genome shotgun sequence genome harbors these coding sequences:
- the LOC115795416 gene encoding 5-beta-cholestane-3-alpha,7-alpha-diol 12-alpha-hydroxylase-like has translation MELLLPILLGFFVSLVGGLYLLGVFRQQGPGEPPLDKGLIPWLGHVLEFRRNTLKFLERMKKKHGDIFTVQLGGFYITFVQDPFSFGGFVKESREKLDFRQFAVDLVYKVFGYKAVEGEHNILHMSSNKHLKGGGLEILTQAFMSNLQNLMLHNIGSAAEEKAWIQDGLFKYSYNIVFRAGYLALYGNVPHKSEGSEDKAREKDRADSEALFHEFRKYDQLFPRLAYGVLPPMEKTKAERLKAYFWDTLSVQKMKTKDNISGWVWDNHLAREEMGMDVSMINRYMFVLLWASQGNTGPSSFWLLLFLMKHPEAMKAVKEEVDKILKESGQEVRPGGPLVNLTHEMLLKTPILDSAVEETLRLIAAPLLTRAVLKDMTFKMADGREYLLRSGDRIAIFPFSSIHFDPEIHPEPHSFRYNRFLNPDGTRKTDFYKAGKKVKYYTMPWGAGVSMCPGRFFATNELKQFVFLMLVYFEFELKNPDEEIPKIDLSRYGFGTMQPVRDVQFRYRLRY, from the coding sequence atggagctgctgctgccgaTCCTTCTtggcttttttgtttctctggttGGAGGGCTGTACCTTCTCGGGGTGTTTCGACAGCAGGGACCAGGAGAACCCCCTCTGGATAAAGGGCTCATTCCTTGGCTGGGTCATGTCTTAGAGTTTCGCAGGAACACCTTGAAGTTCCTAGAGagaatgaagaaaaagcatgGTGATATATTCACAGTACAGCTGGGGGGATTTTATATTACCTTCGTCCAGGACCCTTTTTCCTTTGGGGGGTTTGTTAAGGAGAGTCGAGAGAAACTAGACTTTAGGCAGTTTGCTGTGGATCTGGTGTACAAAGTTTTTGGCTACAAGGCTGTTGAGGGTGAGCACAATATTCTCCACATGTCCAGCAACAAGCATCTGAAGGGGGGCGGGTTGGAAATATTGACGCAAGCCTTTATGAGTAATTTGCAGAACCTAATGTTGCACAACATTGGATCAGCTGCGGAGGAAAAGGCCTGGATACAAGATGGACTGTTCAAGTACAGCTACAACATTGTGTTTAGAGCTGGATATTTGGCCTTGTATGGTAATGTGCCACACAAGTCAGAAGGAAGTGAGGATAAagccagagagaaagacagagccGACTCAGAAGCTTTGTTTCACGAGTTTCGTAAATATGATCAGCTCTTTCCCAGATTGGCTTACGGGGTCCTCCCACCGATGGAAAAGACGAAAGCAGAAAGGCTGAAGGCATACTTCTGGGACACTTTGTCagtacagaaaatgaaaaccaaGGACAATATCAGCGGCTGGGTGTGGGATAATCATCTGGCCAGAGAGGAGATGGGCATGGATGTGTCAATGATAAACAGGTACatgtttgttcttctttggGCCTCTCAGGGTAACACAGGGCCTTCTTCGTTCtggctgctcctcttcctcatgaAACACCCAGAAGCCATGAAAGCAGTGAAGGAAGAGGTGGATAAAATTCTGAAGGAATCTGGACAGGAAGTCCGACCTGGAGGTCCCTTGGTCAACCTGACCCATGAAATGCTGTTGAAAACACCGATCCTGGACAGTGCTGTTGAAGAGACCCTTCGACTCATTGCTGCACCCCTCCTCACCAGGGCTGTGCTTAAGGACATGACCTTCAAGATGGCTGATGGGCGTGAATACTTACTTCGCAGTGGTGACAGAATTGCAATCTTTCCTTTCAGTTCCATCCACTTTGACCCAGAGATCCATCCTGAGCCACATTCATTCAGATACAACCGCTTTCTGAATCCAGATGGGACCAggaaaacagatttttacaAAGCAGGGAAGAAGGTCAAATATTACACCATGCCCTGGGGTGCCGGGGTCTCCATGTGTCCTGGCCGTTTCTTTGCCACCAATGAGctgaaacagtttgttttccttaTGTTGGTCTATTTTGAGTTTGAGTTGAAGAATCCTGATGAGGAGATACCTAAAATTGACCTCAGTCGATATGGCTTTGGAACAATGCAGCCCGTCAGAGATGTTCAGTTCAGATACAGACTCAGATATTAa